The Pseudanabaena yagii GIHE-NHR1 genome segment GCTCTGTTAGTCTCACTAATTCAAGAACCAAAAAGTGGTTATGACCTCGCTAAACAATTTGATGGCTCGGTAGGATTTTTTTGGCAAGCTACCCACCAACAGATTTACCGAGAGCTAACCAAACTAGAACAACAAGGCTGGATTGCAGCCGAAGCGATCGCCCAAGAGGGCAGACCCGATAAAAAAGTTTTTTCGGTAACAAGTTTAGGCTTGTCCCACTTGAAAACATGGCTTCTCCAAGCTAGCGATATTGCACCGAGCAAAGATGAGTTTTTGCTTAAGATCTATGCAGGTTATTTAATTCCT includes the following:
- a CDS encoding PadR family transcriptional regulator; amino-acid sequence: MSLAYALLVSLIQEPKSGYDLAKQFDGSVGFFWQATHQQIYRELTKLEQQGWIAAEAIAQEGRPDKKVFSVTSLGLSHLKTWLLQASDIAPSKDEFLLKIYAGYLIPEEATIQKIKDHRQLHQQQLEIYQAIERNFFSSPQDCQREYRFAYLTLRRGINFEQGWIDWCNEALELLETWHEVEA